The Ostrinia nubilalis chromosome 17, ilOstNubi1.1, whole genome shotgun sequence genome contains a region encoding:
- the LOC135079964 gene encoding farnesyl pyrophosphate synthase-like — MTVTAYQMLEKPDNLCEGSMRQARTLGWCIELLQTCMLLMDDIIDNSTTRRGALCWYRRPDVGTRAVNDTSLLLALIFEQLKINFSEKQYYPDLIRVFNEAVSQISIGQYLDFVAARNINSFNEKNYTNIAVFKTVYYTFKLPVYVSLLLANKSCVDAYKNEKELLKEMGILTLMQNDFLDCFGDEKVVGKAGTDIQEGKCTWLAVQALARGGDAARALLEACYGRADEASARRVRTLYERLRLPQLYRDAEQAARKKILKQIDAIPADNIVPPALIRKLFHMVYHIPM; from the exons ATGACTGTCACTGCCTATCAAATGTTGGAAAAACCAGATAATTTATGTGAAGGGTCGATGCGACAAGCACGTACTCTCGGCTGGTGCATTGAACTG TTACAAACGTGCATGCTTCTCATGGATGACATAATCGACAACTCTACGACGCGCCGCGGCGCCCTCTGCTGGTACCGACGACCGGACGTCGGTACACGTGCGGTTAACGACACCTCCTTGCTCTTGGCCCTTATTTTCGAACAATTAAAGATCAATTTCAGCGAAAAGCAATATTATCCGGATCTAATAAGAGTTTTtaatgag GCTGTTTCCCAAATAAGTATAGGCCAATATTTAGATTTCGTAGCTGCGCGTAACATTAACAGTTTTAATGAGAAGAACTACACTAACATAGCTGTCTTCAAGACGGTCTACTACACTTTCAAGCTGCCAGTTTACGTGAGCTTGCTCTTAGCTAATAAGTCGTGTGTTGATGCATATAAAAATGAAAAGGAGTTGTTGAAAGAAATGGGAATCCTTACATTGATGCaa AACGATTTCCTCGATTGTTTTGGCGACGAAAAAGTAGTAGGCAAGGCAGGCACAGACATCCAGGAGGGCAAGTGCACGTGGCTGGCGGTGCAGGCGCTGGCGCGCGGCGGagacgcggcgcgcgcgctgctcGAGGCGTGCTACGGCCGCGCCGACGAAGCTAGTGCGCGCCGCGTGCGCACGCTATACGAGCGGCTGCGGTTACCGCAGCTTTACCGCGATGCAGAACAAGCCGCACGCAAGAAAATCCTCAAGCAAATAGATGCAATACCCGCTGACAATATCGTACCACCCGCTCTCATTCGAAAACTCTTTCATATGGTGTACCATATTCCTATGTAG
- the LOC135079961 gene encoding uncharacterized protein LOC135079961 isoform X1 translates to MILVNNLRKVINNCTSTKIIQNKDRTRINGSLKVLLLSTKVSSTLQHDEKEKFLEVFPEIVSSIVRRNEKFSSFPGIGNFTEELLKYNSAGGNKTRGLMTVHAYRMLADDADIIEESMKQARILGWYLELWQTALMLVDDIIDGSSTRRGSVCWYRLPHVGARAINDSFIFLSLLCDNAKYNFGNETWYPRFMDYFNEAVLLYTLGNHMDYMLLRKHDLFTMSNYNTMASSKMSFYTFKLPIYSALLLANKPHEDAFRTIEDIVADMGTLIMMQNDFLDSFGDEAISGKIGSDIQEGKISWLSVTALQRCDEAQREEFIANYGRADDACVQRIKQLYRELQIPRLYREEERACYENIIARIQALPSDNVIPSPVLIKLLDMVFYMRSKPCRKLVKISK, encoded by the exons ATGATCTTGGTAAATAACCTTCGAAAAGTTATAAACAATTGCACATCTACAAAAATCATTCAAAATAAAGATCGGACCAG AATAAATGGATCCCTGAAAGTACTTCTACTTTCAACAAAGGTGTCGTCGACTTTACAGCACGATGAAAAAGAAAAGTTTCTTGAAGTATTCCCAGAGATCGTTTCGTCGATAGTGCGCCGAAATGAAAAGTTTTCAAGTTTTCCTGGAATAGGAAACTTTACCGAAGAG CTACTAAAATACAACTCAGCTGGTGGCAACAAAACAAGAGGGCTCATGACGGTACACGCATATCGAATGCTAGCAGATGACGCAGATATCATCGAAGAGTCCATGAAACAGGCTCGCATCTTAGGCTGGTACCTGGAATTG tGGCAGACAGCACTTATGTTGGTTGACGACATTATTGACGGATCATCCACCAGACGCGGCTCAGTGTGCTGGTACCGACTGCCCCATGTAGGGGCGCGGGCCATAAACGACTCTTTCATTTTCCTCAGCCTTCTCTGTGACAATGCTAAATATAACTTTGGCAACGAAACATGGTACCCTCGATTTATGGACTATTTCAATGAG gcCGTGCTGCTGTATACGTTGGGCAACCATATGGATTATATGTTACTCCGGAAACATGATCTCTTCACCATGTCAAACTACAACACCATGGCCAGCTCCAAGATGTCATTTTACACATTTAAATTGCCCATTTACTCAGCATTACTGTTGGCTAACAAACCTCATGAAGATGCTTTTAGAACTATTGAGGATATCGTCGCAGATATGGGAACTCTTATTATGATGCAG AATGATTTCTTGGATTCCTTCGGTGATGAAGCCATTTCTGGGAAGATAGGATCGGATATACAAGAGGGCAAAATTTCGTGGTTATCAGTAACAGCGCTGCAGCGATGCGACGAAGCGCAACGTGAAGAATTCATAGCAAACTACGGCCGCGCAGATGATGCTTGCGTGCAGCGCATCAAGCAGCTTTACAGAGAGCTGCAAATCCCGCGCCTTTACCGCGAAGAAGAACGCGCTTGTTACGAGAACATCATCGCTCGTATACAAGCCCTACCATCTGACAACGTGATTCCTTCACCAGTCTTAATAAAACTACTGGACATGGTGTTTTACATGCGGTCTAAACCTTGCAGAAAACTTGTGAAAATctctaaataa
- the LOC135079961 gene encoding farnesyl pyrophosphate synthase-like isoform X2, which yields MILVNNLRKVINNCTSTKIIQNKDRTRINGSLKVLLLSTKVSSTLQHDEKEKFLEVFPEIVSSIVRRNEKFSSFPGIGNFTEELLKYNSAGGNKTRGLMTVHAYRMLADDADIIEESMKQARILGWYLELWQTALMLVDDIIDGSSTRRGSVCWYRLPHVGARAINDSFIFLSLLCDNAKYNFGNETWYPRFMDYFNENDFLDSFGDEAISGKIGSDIQEGKISWLSVTALQRCDEAQREEFIANYGRADDACVQRIKQLYRELQIPRLYREEERACYENIIARIQALPSDNVIPSPVLIKLLDMVFYMRSKPCRKLVKISK from the exons ATGATCTTGGTAAATAACCTTCGAAAAGTTATAAACAATTGCACATCTACAAAAATCATTCAAAATAAAGATCGGACCAG AATAAATGGATCCCTGAAAGTACTTCTACTTTCAACAAAGGTGTCGTCGACTTTACAGCACGATGAAAAAGAAAAGTTTCTTGAAGTATTCCCAGAGATCGTTTCGTCGATAGTGCGCCGAAATGAAAAGTTTTCAAGTTTTCCTGGAATAGGAAACTTTACCGAAGAG CTACTAAAATACAACTCAGCTGGTGGCAACAAAACAAGAGGGCTCATGACGGTACACGCATATCGAATGCTAGCAGATGACGCAGATATCATCGAAGAGTCCATGAAACAGGCTCGCATCTTAGGCTGGTACCTGGAATTG tGGCAGACAGCACTTATGTTGGTTGACGACATTATTGACGGATCATCCACCAGACGCGGCTCAGTGTGCTGGTACCGACTGCCCCATGTAGGGGCGCGGGCCATAAACGACTCTTTCATTTTCCTCAGCCTTCTCTGTGACAATGCTAAATATAACTTTGGCAACGAAACATGGTACCCTCGATTTATGGACTATTTCAATGAG AATGATTTCTTGGATTCCTTCGGTGATGAAGCCATTTCTGGGAAGATAGGATCGGATATACAAGAGGGCAAAATTTCGTGGTTATCAGTAACAGCGCTGCAGCGATGCGACGAAGCGCAACGTGAAGAATTCATAGCAAACTACGGCCGCGCAGATGATGCTTGCGTGCAGCGCATCAAGCAGCTTTACAGAGAGCTGCAAATCCCGCGCCTTTACCGCGAAGAAGAACGCGCTTGTTACGAGAACATCATCGCTCGTATACAAGCCCTACCATCTGACAACGTGATTCCTTCACCAGTCTTAATAAAACTACTGGACATGGTGTTTTACATGCGGTCTAAACCTTGCAGAAAACTTGTGAAAATctctaaataa